The genome window ATCTAATCCTTTTGGGTCTAACTGGATTTTTTCAAGTGCTTTTAGCTGGCTGTCTATGGTCTGCAGTTTCTGGCTTAATAGCTCTATTTGGTTCTGAAGATTTTTGTATTCCTGAGGATATTTCGGTTTTGTCTGTGTAATCTGGAGAATATTACATGTATCCGGTTGAAGAGAGATATTTAAGCGGTTTATATCAATATTGTGTGGAAGAATTATTATGGCGTTGCTAATTGCTGATACTTTTTCTTTAATAAAGGCGGTGTTTCTGTAGATTTCCAGTCCTGTTATTTGTGGAAAAATTGTTTGTGCAAAGGACTGGCTGACAATTAATACAGCCAGCCCGGTTAAGATTTTTCTCATGGCTCCCCCTAATATTTTCCAAATACCCTTTCATAAATATAAGGGACATTTTTTAAAAATGCATTAACATCAAAGATTTTGTCTAATTCTTCAGGTGAAAGCCTTGATGCCACTTCAGGGTCTTGTAAAAGGGCATCTTTAAACATTAATCCCGGTGTGTCCCATGCTTTCATGGCATTTCTCTGGACTATATCGTAAGCCTCATCTCTGGATAGCCCTTTTTCAACAAGTGCCACAAGCACTTTTGATGAAAAATATAGTCCTTTAGATAAATCCATATTTCTTTTCATATTTTCTGGGTATACAACAAGACCTTCCAGAACTTTCTTTGTGAGATAAAGGATATAATCCAGAGCTATTGCACTATCAGGCATAACAACCCTTTCAACTGAGGAGTGGGAGATATCCCTCTCATGCCAGAGGGCTATATCTTCCATTGCAGGAATTGCATTAGCCCTGATTACTCTGGCAAGTCCTGTTATTCTTTCACAGGTTATTGGGTTTTTCTTGTGGGGCATTGCAGAGGAGCCTCTTTGACCTTTTTTGAATGGCTCCTGTGCCTCAAGAACCTCAGTTCTCTGGAGATGTCTTATCTCAACTGCTATTTTTTCAAGGGATGATGCTGTTATAGCCATTGCAGTCATAAATTCTGCATGCCTGTCCCTTTGAACAACCTGATTTGATACAGGTTCAGGTTTCAGTCCAAGCTCTTCAAGGGCGTATTTTTCTACTTCAGGAGGAATATTTGAGTAAGTTCCAACAGCTCCGGAGATTGCCCCTACAGAAACAACCTCTCTGGCATGCTCCAGTCT of Persephonella sp. IF05-L8 contains these proteins:
- the purB gene encoding adenylosuccinate lyase, whose protein sequence is MIKRYTLERMGNVWSEVNKFQKWLDVEIAICRAWNKLGKIPDDALREIEEKTYIDESVVERIHQLDKIYNHDVLAFVTAIAEQVGENGRYIHLGVTSSDVIDTALGLLMREAIDILIQDIDALLPVLMENAFKYKKTVMMGRTHGVHAEPMVFGLKFALWYEEMKRNRKRLEHAREVVSVGAISGAVGTYSNIPPEVEKYALEELGLKPEPVSNQVVQRDRHAEFMTAMAITASSLEKIAVEIRHLQRTEVLEAQEPFKKGQRGSSAMPHKKNPITCERITGLARVIRANAIPAMEDIALWHERDISHSSVERVVMPDSAIALDYILYLTKKVLEGLVVYPENMKRNMDLSKGLYFSSKVLVALVEKGLSRDEAYDIVQRNAMKAWDTPGLMFKDALLQDPEVASRLSPEELDKIFDVNAFLKNVPYIYERVFGKY